TTTATATGAATCGAAAGCAATTGGCCAACATCATTCAATACAACAATACGAACACGATATCAACTTAAactcaacaaaaaatctcCTTCCTATACGAcaaaaaataagtactacGACAACTTTATTacatactctctccatccccgattaaaagtcacaccttttcatttcggtccgtcctcaattaagagtcacactttatttttatcataaatagtaagtaggtctcacattcctctaactcaattcactcacattttattgtaaaactaatataaaaaaaatgggtctcacgttccactaactttttcaaccaacttcttttacatttcttgAAACTCATGTTCGGTCAAAGTGTgcctcttaatcggggacggggggagtatattGGAAACATTTAATCAACTAAACTGCAATTCATTCGTTATCTTAACTAAATTTCGTACTTTAAAGTATCATCAATCAATTGTTTCAGTTATACCCAAGTGAGCTTTGAAAATTCAATTgagataattattattattatatgttttgcataattattttattactttctATGATTATATTCATTTCTCTTAATTAGTTCATTTATGTGTTATCGACtctaaattacatatttttccTCTATTAATCTTCAAATGTAGAAACATATGAAAAGAGTAAACTACAGACTAcaactacaaaaataaaccaGACTATCAATATAGTCTCATGTTCACTATTAATATACTCACCTACCTATcataaaatgatttaatgCGCCCTTTAATAATGGGATGATGCTACgtataaaatatagttttacataatttaataatattaacaatTATAAACAAATCTAACCGTCCCAAAATTATGCTAGTATTTATACAGACAGAACTAAGGATATGCATTTCAATATCTAAATATCTACtatgatagtagtatatagATATTTATGATTCAGTTTCTAATTCTAAGACCCCAcccaatttaaaataataataacagtACCAATccttattagtagtattttatttttttactaaaaaataaatcttaaaTTATGGCGATATGAATCAACTTCCCATGCAATATCATATAGCGggatattttacaaaaataataatttataaatttattaaaatttaagatagAAATACGATAAAAATCGataaaatggagtactaaattttGCCCCTTTTAAAGGGGAAAAATTATTACCATTCCTTTCCCCCATTATCTTTTTGGGAGAGAAGCCTTTTAAATAGTTGTCAGTATAGCATTGTTGCCGAGAGGAACAAATCGAATTAAATTACtatactatattaataatagaaaaataaaatcttttcatattaataaatGATGGCAAGTAGTAGACTAGTAGTAGTGGCTGTCGGTCACATGTACATAGTAGCCTTAAatatttgtgtttaattcatCTACTTATCTACATGTTGAAGTGTACGAAATTCACATTGTGTGATGACTTCTTAGCTTGGGAACTCACATGATTCAATTCTTTCcaatagattattttatttcagaataTCACCATGCATTCTTATGCTTTGATTGGTGGTCCAATCTTTGTTGTTGCATTAACAAATCCAAGAAACGAAATCTATTAGGTTGATCATTCATAGCATCGAAAGATAGAATCATTATTGTGATTGTTGCTGATTATGAATGATGGATGAATTAGCAAAAATGAGCCACAATCCCAAAAGATTTCGAATTtaataaagttaattttttgGCCATCATTCACTAACAATGAATTGTCCCACCACACCTGGATCCGCCGTTTGCTAAGCCATAATTCTCGTTCGAGATATGGACTCATTACAAAGTTCAAATATTGtgtaaaaaaagtacatttgGTATGTTTATTATTTGTGCAAAAGCAATTTTATATGTGGGTGATTTAATCGACGGTAATTAAAGTGTAGTATATTGTGTCGGTGAAGTCGTTTATGCATGTGGGAACTTGGACAAAAATACTATtgaaatagatttttttttatttaaatttttatttatatgcaaAAAAGTACTACTTCATTTACACATATAGTCACTTTGACTTTTATATAGGGGGGCCTACAAAACTTGCCAATGAATCATTTGctaacaaaatattcaaaagtgTGTCGAgttttataaatgtaaattgAGCATTCTGCatcctaaaattatttttttaattataataagagTGGTCTAGTTTCCATCATCAATAATTCGTAATAATCCCCAGCCACGACTCCTAAGTCCTAACATACCTATCAAAACTTTTAGCATTAATTTCAGCTAACTAATTGAAACGATGTTTAAATCATTATGTATGATGCCGACAAcccttctattttttttttttttttgcttaaaaattatgtgataattCAGAATCGAGACTCATGGGATTAGATATAGTGAAAGTCTTAGCTGATGGAGTCTACCATCGCCGGTTGCCCGTTAGTTGAAGAAGCCTGATTATCGTCATCTTGAAGCCAACGCGAACCAAATGATGATGCTCATCCTAAAATCTTTGATAAAGATGATGATCTAACAAAGGTCGGTAACAATTCAAAAAGGCCAAATTTAACAAAGTTTTCGTGCTCCAACACCGACAGTGGAGTCAGTCGATCCCACTACATTCaacaatatatacataaatggatacataaataaaaaattttgtttaggcTAACTAAAAGCCAATCTTGTTGATTAACCTTTATATTATTTACGATTATAtcatacacatatatatgacTCTATAAGAGAAAAAGTTTCTATTATGACCATCAACATATAGTATTTGTTTCGGTGCGAGTGCACAATTTAGATCTAAGATACATGTACACCAATATAGTAAGTATAATActccaaaaatataatcagATCATTGTTCTAAATTTCATGAAATGAAGGTGGGCCCCATTTAGATTCatattctttctctctctatatatacatacaaacACACTAACAAAGCAACACAAACTTGGCTCATTTTTCATCTCTTCTCCCAACATAATCATGGGAATTCAATTCCTCATTTTCATGCTACttccattattattattatctccTAAATTCACATTCTCTATACCATTTCCTGACCCTGAGCTTATAGTACAAGAAGTTAATGAGTATGATTTCAAACTTTGATATAACATAAATACATTCAATTAAGTCTCATAGTCTAACAAATGTGTCACATTCTCCTTTTGCAGGAAAATCAACGCATCCCGGAGGAATCTGGGGTTCCTGTCCTGCGGGACAGGCAACCCCATCGACGACTGCTGGGGTACGGGGCGGGACATGGTGATCCGGCTGAAGCAGGAGGTGATGGTGGGCTCGACGGGCCAGTACTCGACGAACGTGATCATCCACGGGGTCAACATCCACGAGTGCAAGCCGGGGACGGCGTGTCCATATTCTCCCTCTCCAACTGCCGGGACGGCCTCGAACAACTACCTCACGCACCACAACAAGGTGATGCTGCTCGGCCACAGCGACAGCTACAAGCAGGATAAGAAGATGCAAGTCACCATTGCCTTCAACCATTTTGTTCAAAGAATGCCAAGctatatttatatcaaaattaattcctaTCATTCTCTGTTTTTCTAATTTCTCAAGGCAGGATACTTTCACGTGGTCAACACGCATTGGGAAATGTACGCAATCCCCCACGATAAACAGCCAGGGCAACCGCTTTCTCGCTCCCGATACAGACCACAGTAAGGAGGTACGTTATAGAAATGTTTCATTGTCGATCATTTTTGTTGCACTGAATTTTGTTGAGTTGTGTGAATTAATGGCACCAATAATTTATCACTGCTTCACATCGTAGAGTATTTACATTGAAGAAAATGAGGTTAAtagattaatatatattaattgattgtAAGGGTATATATATAGCCCATCTAACTCACATGGAATtcaatgattttaatttttgataataTGTTAAAAGCAAGAAGCATAGTTATGTGTTTGTGGAGGGGCCTATTTCTATTGAATGTCtgtattttagttatatttattttgtgtggaATTATCCATgtttatgataaattatttgattgtgACATGACTCATTAATTCAAGTATAAAGTGTGTAGGGAGCCGGAGCCACATTATATATGGATAATAAAGCAAATATTATTGGTGATCAATAAATACACTATGTATTGTGAAATTTAATAGTTAGATGGACTGAAATGTTTGATGGTAGAGTTTGTTACGATTGAGATCAGCGTGACAGACATTCTCTAACTTTTAGTGATTATTAGTTACGTTGAGATATTTagctaaattattttaaatgctTCTAAGTTGTGCTAAGTGTTTGGATAATTGAACTTACAAACAAAAGAgagaattataaatattaaataaataaaaaatagaagaggGGTGAAACtgaaaatgtatataataaattatagaagAGCTATTTTTATAAGAGTAAATTGCCAATAAATCACTAAAGATTGTTAAATTCCGGTATGTCCCACATATTGAAGaactaaattttataaaccatgaagtttgcaatttttgcaGTTAGCCCATCCGTCTTCTTTCCAACAAAATACACGATGATGTGGTAGTTGGTTTTCGCAAGAAAAGAGACtgaaaattgcaaaaattataaatattactattaatacCATTTTTTAAAGTGTGGGACagacaataatttaattatcttttatgatttagtattttataattttcccattttttaaaatagatggATTTTTTagatcatgaaaaaataagttGGAGAAGACTAACTTATTTTTTGAAGAGCGTATTTTTAAGCATTTTAGGAATTTATTTCGTCCAATCTAAGTGCAGCcaaaatagatttataataaGTGGTGGGACAGAATTGGCAGGATGTCACGCTGCCTATTTGACAAAATGttgatcaaaatttaatttcaatagaTCTTTTTTGCAGAGAAATAAAGTCGGTATAGTTAGAGAAAATGAGAGACCATATCTTAACTACTCAACTGCAATAGAGAACTAAAAGCATGAGTTGTTGCAAGCTTTAGCGACAAGATCCAACATCTTATTTATGTGAATACTTACTTTTTAAATCACCAATGTCAAAAATTGTGTTGATGTTACAaggttttaaatttgaatttaaatcatgaaatttcaaTATCTCTGGACCATTCTGATTTGGTGAAATCGAAGCTGAGATGGCAATGATGGATCTAGAATCGAACAGTCCGACGGGAGGTA
The genomic region above belongs to Salvia hispanica cultivar TCC Black 2014 chromosome 3, UniMelb_Shisp_WGS_1.0, whole genome shotgun sequence and contains:
- the LOC125210020 gene encoding probable pectate lyase 5 isoform X2, giving the protein MGIQFLIFMLLPLLLLSPKFTFSIPFPDPELIVQEVNEKINASRRNLGFLSCGTGNPIDDCWGTGRDMVIRLKQEVMVGSTGQYSTNVIIHGVNIHECKPGTACPYSPSPTAGTASNNYLTHHNKVMLLGHSDSYKQDKKMQDTFTWSTRIGKCTQSPTINSQGNRFLAPDTDHSKERNKVGIVRENERPYLNYSTAIEN
- the LOC125210020 gene encoding probable pectate lyase 5 isoform X6 is translated as MGIQFLIFMLLPLLLLSPKFTFSIPFPDPELIVQEVNEKINASRRNLGFLSCGTGNPIDDCWGTGRDMVIRLKQEVMVGSTGQYSTNVIIHGVNIHECKPGTACPYSPSPTAGTASNNYLTHHNKVMLLGHSDSYKQDKKMQVTIAFNHFVQRMPRILSRGQHALGNVRNPPR
- the LOC125210020 gene encoding probable pectate lyase 10 isoform X3 → MGIQFLIFMLLPLLLLSPKFTFSIPFPDPELIVQEVNEKINASRRNLGFLSCGTGNPIDDCWGTGRDMVIRLKQEVMVGSTGQYSTNVIIHGVNIHECKPGTACPYSPSPTAGTASNNYLTHHNKVMLLGHSDSYKQDKKMQDTFTWSTRIGKCTQSPTINSQGNRFLAPDTDHSKEIYECKAHLCRCRHLTKRAHHNGS
- the LOC125210020 gene encoding probable pectate lyase P18 isoform X5, which produces MGIQFLIFMLLPLLLLSPKFTFSIPFPDPELIVQEVNEKINASRRNLGFLSCGTGNPIDDCWGTGRDMVIRLKQEVMVGSTGQYSTNVIIHGVNIHECKPGTACPYSPSPTAGTASNNYLTHHNKVMLLGHSDSYKQDKKMQDTFTWSTRIGKCTQSPTINSQGNRFLAPDTDHSKECVGSRSHIIYG
- the LOC125210020 gene encoding probable pectate lyase P18 isoform X4, yielding MGIQFLIFMLLPLLLLSPKFTFSIPFPDPELIVQEVNEKINASRRNLGFLSCGTGNPIDDCWGTGRDMVIRLKQEVMVGSTGQYSTNVIIHGVNIHECKPGTACPYSPSPTAGTASNNYLTHHNKVMLLGHSDSYKQDKKMQDTFTWSTRIGKCTQSPTINSQGNRFLAPDTDHSKEGAGATLYMDNKANIIGDQ
- the LOC125210020 gene encoding probable pectate lyase 8 isoform X1; its protein translation is MGIQFLIFMLLPLLLLSPKFTFSIPFPDPELIVQEVNEKINASRRNLGFLSCGTGNPIDDCWGTGRDMVIRLKQEVMVGSTGQYSTNVIIHGVNIHECKPGTACPYSPSPTAGTASNNYLTHHNKVMLLGHSDSYKQDKKMQDTFTWSTRIGKCTQSPTINSQGNRFLAPDTDHSKEVRYRNVSLSIIFVALNFVELCELMAPIIYHCFTS